In Polyodon spathula isolate WHYD16114869_AA unplaced genomic scaffold, ASM1765450v1 scaffolds_764, whole genome shotgun sequence, one genomic interval encodes:
- the hic1 gene encoding hypermethylated in cancer 1 protein isoform X1: MCGPILAASRARLDDVRVKGNEAASSSHIAPGKRVCLLSTYHSDSTGGGLKTMLDAMEVPSHARHLLLQLNNQRTKGFLCDVIIVVQNALFRAHKNILAASSIYLKSLVVHDNLINLDHEMVSPGIFRIILDYIYTGRLNEGDQATEQNLGAVLAAASYLQLLDLVALCKKKQKRNGKYGHLRTFSLYGKMTRGGGGVRTSTPVIQSCFSGAGDPPRNPLKMPPVEAMLPHPLTTHTGELYAPSPQGNHVYQHQQGIRLSERDCSPIYGLDLTKKSPSSQSQPSSHHHLPHHHHHHHHNHQDGGHENRVDPQQLGSGRESPLPTLLDTNGGHYTSKEQSQHFHNGMETDDNPLSQLGHPHPSSSLTPQPHPHNQEPLGSTPSPGSDPHGLPEPGQEAPERGGGVYRWMKHEQLSGYPEDEEDCEREKDPQNAIGGSEDKKSEGSLPSQHAPVGGRYPASLGCDAEDDKSGTSEETGSSDGPSPPGNADRFHLAYEPESFGDNLYVCIPCGKGFPSSEQLNAHVEAHTEEELYSKDSGGELGGVGASNSLAGGYLDKPSPGLPGEMIRPYRCASCEKSYKDPATLRQHEKTHWLTRPYPCSICGKKFTQRGTMTRHMRSHLGLKPFACDSCGMRFTRQYRLTEHMRIHSGEKPYECQVCGGKFAQQRNLISHMKMHSAGGGGVGLDGKTKTEFMEGIYPLSKYVDPLGLKQERASEILVHASQHLLNDSKAMESLYPLSKFAVSHLGLGHEKPSEVLSQTSHLSGGELRAIDRFTPS; encoded by the exons ATGTGCGGTCCAATTCTGGCAGCGTCAAGAGCGCGTTTGGACGACGTTCGCGTCAAGGGAAACGAAGCTGCCTCGAGTTCTCACATTGCACCTGGAAAGCGCGTCTGTCTGCTATCAACGTATCACTCAGACTCCACTG GTGGAGGGCTGAAGACAATGCTGGATGCTATGGAGGTCCCGAGTCATGCTAGACACCTGCTCCTACAACTCAACAACCAGCGGACTAAAGGCTTCCTGTGCGATGTCATCATCGTGGTGCAGAACGCCCTCTTCCGGGCTCACAAGAATATCCTGGCCGCCAGCAGCATCTACCTGAAGTCCCTGGTGGTCCACGACAACCTCATCAACCTGGACCATGAGATGGTGAGCCCCGGGATATTCCGCATCATCCTGGATTACATCTACACCGGCCGGCTGAACGAGGGGGACCAGGCCACCGAGCAGAACCTGGGGGCGGTGCTGGCAGCGGCCAGCTACCTGCAGCTCCTGGACCTGGTGGCTCTGTGCAAGAAGAAGCAGAAGCGCAATGGAAAGTATGGACACCTCCGCACCTTCTCCCTGTACGGGAAAATGACACGGGGGGGCGGCGGGGTTCGGACCTCCACCCCCGTCATCCAGTCCTGCTTCTCCGGGGCAGGGGACCCACCAAGGAACCCCCTTAAAATGCCTCCTGTCGAAGCCATGCTCCCTCACCCCTTGACCACTCACACAGGGGAGCTTTACGCCCCCTCCCCTCAGGGCAATCACGTCTACCAGCACCAGCAAGGGATCCGGCTCTCCGAGAGGGACTGCTCGCCGATATACGGCCTGGACTTGACCAAAAAGAGCCCAAGCTCTCAGTCCCAGCCCTCTTCCCATCACCACCTCccccaccaccatcaccaccaccatcacaacCACCAAGACGGTGGCCACGAGAACAGGGTCGACCCCCAGCAGTTAGGCTCCGGCCGCGAGAGCCCTCTCCCAACTCTGCTTGACACCAACGGCGGCCACTATACCAGCAAAGAGCAGAGCCAGCACTTCCACAACGGCATGGAGACAGACGACAACCCTTTGTCTCAGCTAGgccacccccacccctcctcctccctgaccCCCCAGCCGCACCCCCACAATCAGGAACCCTTAGGGAGCACCCCCAGTCCTGGATCTGACCCTCACGGACTGCCTGAGCCAGGGCAGGAAGCTCCTGAGAGAGGGGGTGGGGTTTACCGCTGGATGAAGCATGAGCAGCTTTCGGGGTACCCCGAGGATGAGGAGGACTGTGAGCGAGAGAAGGACCCCCAAAACGCAATAGGGGGATCTGAGGACAAGAAATCCGAGGGCTCACTCCCTTCCCAGCATGCCCCGGTAGGGGGCCGCTACCCGGCCTCCCTGGGGTGCGACGCAGAGGACGACAAGAGCGGGACGAGTGAGGAGACAGGCAGCAGCGACGGACCCTCCCCCCCGGGGAATGCGGACCGCTTCCACCTGGCCTATGAGCCGGAATCCTTCGGGGACAACCTGTACGTGTGCATCCCCTGCGGTAAGGGCTTCCCCAGCTCGGAGCAGCTCAACGCCCACGTGGAGGCCCACACTGAGGAGGAGCTGTACAGCAAGGACTCGGGCGGGGAGCTGGGGGGTGTTGGCGCCAGCAACAGCCTGGCAGGCGGCTACCTGGACAAACCCAGCCCGGGCCTGCCGGGGGAGATGATCCGCCCGTACCGCTGCGCCAGCTGCGAGAAGTCCTACAAGGACCCGGCCACGCTGCGGCAGCACGAGAAGACGCACTGGCTCACCCGGCCCTACCCGTGCAGCATCTGCGGCAAGAAGTTTACGCAACGAGGCACCATGACGCGCCACATGCGCAGCCACCTGGGCCTCAAGCCCTTTGCCTGCGACTCCTGCGGCATGCGCTTCACGCGGCAGTACCGCCTCACGGAGCACATGCGCATCCACTCCGGAGAGAAGCCCTACGAGTGCCAGGTCTGCGGAGGCAAATTCGCCCAGCAGAGGAACCTCATCAGCCACATGAAGATGCACAGCGCTGGGGGAGGAGGCGTGGGGCTCGATGGCAAGACCAAGACGGAGTTCATGGAAGGCATCTACCCGCTCAGCAAGTACGTTGACCCCCTGgggctgaagcaggagagggccTCGGAAATCCTGGTCCACGCCTCCCAGCACCTGCTCAACGACTCTAAAGCCATGGAGAGTCTCTACCCGCTCAGCAAGTTCGCAGTCTCCCACCTGGGCCTCGGCCACGAAAAGCCCTCGGAGGTCCTGAGCCAGACCTCCCATCTCTCCGGAGGGGAGCTGCGGGCGATCGACAGGTTCACACCGAGTTAA
- the hic1 gene encoding hypermethylated in cancer 1 protein isoform X2, with protein MIIQPDLKRMAEDAGHPGGGLKTMLDAMEVPSHARHLLLQLNNQRTKGFLCDVIIVVQNALFRAHKNILAASSIYLKSLVVHDNLINLDHEMVSPGIFRIILDYIYTGRLNEGDQATEQNLGAVLAAASYLQLLDLVALCKKKQKRNGKYGHLRTFSLYGKMTRGGGGVRTSTPVIQSCFSGAGDPPRNPLKMPPVEAMLPHPLTTHTGELYAPSPQGNHVYQHQQGIRLSERDCSPIYGLDLTKKSPSSQSQPSSHHHLPHHHHHHHHNHQDGGHENRVDPQQLGSGRESPLPTLLDTNGGHYTSKEQSQHFHNGMETDDNPLSQLGHPHPSSSLTPQPHPHNQEPLGSTPSPGSDPHGLPEPGQEAPERGGGVYRWMKHEQLSGYPEDEEDCEREKDPQNAIGGSEDKKSEGSLPSQHAPVGGRYPASLGCDAEDDKSGTSEETGSSDGPSPPGNADRFHLAYEPESFGDNLYVCIPCGKGFPSSEQLNAHVEAHTEEELYSKDSGGELGGVGASNSLAGGYLDKPSPGLPGEMIRPYRCASCEKSYKDPATLRQHEKTHWLTRPYPCSICGKKFTQRGTMTRHMRSHLGLKPFACDSCGMRFTRQYRLTEHMRIHSGEKPYECQVCGGKFAQQRNLISHMKMHSAGGGGVGLDGKTKTEFMEGIYPLSKYVDPLGLKQERASEILVHASQHLLNDSKAMESLYPLSKFAVSHLGLGHEKPSEVLSQTSHLSGGELRAIDRFTPS; from the exons ATGATCATTCAGCCAGACCTAAAGCGGATGGCAGAAGACGCTGGGCATCCAG GTGGAGGGCTGAAGACAATGCTGGATGCTATGGAGGTCCCGAGTCATGCTAGACACCTGCTCCTACAACTCAACAACCAGCGGACTAAAGGCTTCCTGTGCGATGTCATCATCGTGGTGCAGAACGCCCTCTTCCGGGCTCACAAGAATATCCTGGCCGCCAGCAGCATCTACCTGAAGTCCCTGGTGGTCCACGACAACCTCATCAACCTGGACCATGAGATGGTGAGCCCCGGGATATTCCGCATCATCCTGGATTACATCTACACCGGCCGGCTGAACGAGGGGGACCAGGCCACCGAGCAGAACCTGGGGGCGGTGCTGGCAGCGGCCAGCTACCTGCAGCTCCTGGACCTGGTGGCTCTGTGCAAGAAGAAGCAGAAGCGCAATGGAAAGTATGGACACCTCCGCACCTTCTCCCTGTACGGGAAAATGACACGGGGGGGCGGCGGGGTTCGGACCTCCACCCCCGTCATCCAGTCCTGCTTCTCCGGGGCAGGGGACCCACCAAGGAACCCCCTTAAAATGCCTCCTGTCGAAGCCATGCTCCCTCACCCCTTGACCACTCACACAGGGGAGCTTTACGCCCCCTCCCCTCAGGGCAATCACGTCTACCAGCACCAGCAAGGGATCCGGCTCTCCGAGAGGGACTGCTCGCCGATATACGGCCTGGACTTGACCAAAAAGAGCCCAAGCTCTCAGTCCCAGCCCTCTTCCCATCACCACCTCccccaccaccatcaccaccaccatcacaacCACCAAGACGGTGGCCACGAGAACAGGGTCGACCCCCAGCAGTTAGGCTCCGGCCGCGAGAGCCCTCTCCCAACTCTGCTTGACACCAACGGCGGCCACTATACCAGCAAAGAGCAGAGCCAGCACTTCCACAACGGCATGGAGACAGACGACAACCCTTTGTCTCAGCTAGgccacccccacccctcctcctccctgaccCCCCAGCCGCACCCCCACAATCAGGAACCCTTAGGGAGCACCCCCAGTCCTGGATCTGACCCTCACGGACTGCCTGAGCCAGGGCAGGAAGCTCCTGAGAGAGGGGGTGGGGTTTACCGCTGGATGAAGCATGAGCAGCTTTCGGGGTACCCCGAGGATGAGGAGGACTGTGAGCGAGAGAAGGACCCCCAAAACGCAATAGGGGGATCTGAGGACAAGAAATCCGAGGGCTCACTCCCTTCCCAGCATGCCCCGGTAGGGGGCCGCTACCCGGCCTCCCTGGGGTGCGACGCAGAGGACGACAAGAGCGGGACGAGTGAGGAGACAGGCAGCAGCGACGGACCCTCCCCCCCGGGGAATGCGGACCGCTTCCACCTGGCCTATGAGCCGGAATCCTTCGGGGACAACCTGTACGTGTGCATCCCCTGCGGTAAGGGCTTCCCCAGCTCGGAGCAGCTCAACGCCCACGTGGAGGCCCACACTGAGGAGGAGCTGTACAGCAAGGACTCGGGCGGGGAGCTGGGGGGTGTTGGCGCCAGCAACAGCCTGGCAGGCGGCTACCTGGACAAACCCAGCCCGGGCCTGCCGGGGGAGATGATCCGCCCGTACCGCTGCGCCAGCTGCGAGAAGTCCTACAAGGACCCGGCCACGCTGCGGCAGCACGAGAAGACGCACTGGCTCACCCGGCCCTACCCGTGCAGCATCTGCGGCAAGAAGTTTACGCAACGAGGCACCATGACGCGCCACATGCGCAGCCACCTGGGCCTCAAGCCCTTTGCCTGCGACTCCTGCGGCATGCGCTTCACGCGGCAGTACCGCCTCACGGAGCACATGCGCATCCACTCCGGAGAGAAGCCCTACGAGTGCCAGGTCTGCGGAGGCAAATTCGCCCAGCAGAGGAACCTCATCAGCCACATGAAGATGCACAGCGCTGGGGGAGGAGGCGTGGGGCTCGATGGCAAGACCAAGACGGAGTTCATGGAAGGCATCTACCCGCTCAGCAAGTACGTTGACCCCCTGgggctgaagcaggagagggccTCGGAAATCCTGGTCCACGCCTCCCAGCACCTGCTCAACGACTCTAAAGCCATGGAGAGTCTCTACCCGCTCAGCAAGTTCGCAGTCTCCCACCTGGGCCTCGGCCACGAAAAGCCCTCGGAGGTCCTGAGCCAGACCTCCCATCTCTCCGGAGGGGAGCTGCGGGCGATCGACAGGTTCACACCGAGTTAA
- the hic1 gene encoding hypermethylated in cancer 1 protein isoform X3, with protein sequence MLDAMEVPSHARHLLLQLNNQRTKGFLCDVIIVVQNALFRAHKNILAASSIYLKSLVVHDNLINLDHEMVSPGIFRIILDYIYTGRLNEGDQATEQNLGAVLAAASYLQLLDLVALCKKKQKRNGKYGHLRTFSLYGKMTRGGGGVRTSTPVIQSCFSGAGDPPRNPLKMPPVEAMLPHPLTTHTGELYAPSPQGNHVYQHQQGIRLSERDCSPIYGLDLTKKSPSSQSQPSSHHHLPHHHHHHHHNHQDGGHENRVDPQQLGSGRESPLPTLLDTNGGHYTSKEQSQHFHNGMETDDNPLSQLGHPHPSSSLTPQPHPHNQEPLGSTPSPGSDPHGLPEPGQEAPERGGGVYRWMKHEQLSGYPEDEEDCEREKDPQNAIGGSEDKKSEGSLPSQHAPVGGRYPASLGCDAEDDKSGTSEETGSSDGPSPPGNADRFHLAYEPESFGDNLYVCIPCGKGFPSSEQLNAHVEAHTEEELYSKDSGGELGGVGASNSLAGGYLDKPSPGLPGEMIRPYRCASCEKSYKDPATLRQHEKTHWLTRPYPCSICGKKFTQRGTMTRHMRSHLGLKPFACDSCGMRFTRQYRLTEHMRIHSGEKPYECQVCGGKFAQQRNLISHMKMHSAGGGGVGLDGKTKTEFMEGIYPLSKYVDPLGLKQERASEILVHASQHLLNDSKAMESLYPLSKFAVSHLGLGHEKPSEVLSQTSHLSGGELRAIDRFTPS encoded by the coding sequence ATGCTGGATGCTATGGAGGTCCCGAGTCATGCTAGACACCTGCTCCTACAACTCAACAACCAGCGGACTAAAGGCTTCCTGTGCGATGTCATCATCGTGGTGCAGAACGCCCTCTTCCGGGCTCACAAGAATATCCTGGCCGCCAGCAGCATCTACCTGAAGTCCCTGGTGGTCCACGACAACCTCATCAACCTGGACCATGAGATGGTGAGCCCCGGGATATTCCGCATCATCCTGGATTACATCTACACCGGCCGGCTGAACGAGGGGGACCAGGCCACCGAGCAGAACCTGGGGGCGGTGCTGGCAGCGGCCAGCTACCTGCAGCTCCTGGACCTGGTGGCTCTGTGCAAGAAGAAGCAGAAGCGCAATGGAAAGTATGGACACCTCCGCACCTTCTCCCTGTACGGGAAAATGACACGGGGGGGCGGCGGGGTTCGGACCTCCACCCCCGTCATCCAGTCCTGCTTCTCCGGGGCAGGGGACCCACCAAGGAACCCCCTTAAAATGCCTCCTGTCGAAGCCATGCTCCCTCACCCCTTGACCACTCACACAGGGGAGCTTTACGCCCCCTCCCCTCAGGGCAATCACGTCTACCAGCACCAGCAAGGGATCCGGCTCTCCGAGAGGGACTGCTCGCCGATATACGGCCTGGACTTGACCAAAAAGAGCCCAAGCTCTCAGTCCCAGCCCTCTTCCCATCACCACCTCccccaccaccatcaccaccaccatcacaacCACCAAGACGGTGGCCACGAGAACAGGGTCGACCCCCAGCAGTTAGGCTCCGGCCGCGAGAGCCCTCTCCCAACTCTGCTTGACACCAACGGCGGCCACTATACCAGCAAAGAGCAGAGCCAGCACTTCCACAACGGCATGGAGACAGACGACAACCCTTTGTCTCAGCTAGgccacccccacccctcctcctccctgaccCCCCAGCCGCACCCCCACAATCAGGAACCCTTAGGGAGCACCCCCAGTCCTGGATCTGACCCTCACGGACTGCCTGAGCCAGGGCAGGAAGCTCCTGAGAGAGGGGGTGGGGTTTACCGCTGGATGAAGCATGAGCAGCTTTCGGGGTACCCCGAGGATGAGGAGGACTGTGAGCGAGAGAAGGACCCCCAAAACGCAATAGGGGGATCTGAGGACAAGAAATCCGAGGGCTCACTCCCTTCCCAGCATGCCCCGGTAGGGGGCCGCTACCCGGCCTCCCTGGGGTGCGACGCAGAGGACGACAAGAGCGGGACGAGTGAGGAGACAGGCAGCAGCGACGGACCCTCCCCCCCGGGGAATGCGGACCGCTTCCACCTGGCCTATGAGCCGGAATCCTTCGGGGACAACCTGTACGTGTGCATCCCCTGCGGTAAGGGCTTCCCCAGCTCGGAGCAGCTCAACGCCCACGTGGAGGCCCACACTGAGGAGGAGCTGTACAGCAAGGACTCGGGCGGGGAGCTGGGGGGTGTTGGCGCCAGCAACAGCCTGGCAGGCGGCTACCTGGACAAACCCAGCCCGGGCCTGCCGGGGGAGATGATCCGCCCGTACCGCTGCGCCAGCTGCGAGAAGTCCTACAAGGACCCGGCCACGCTGCGGCAGCACGAGAAGACGCACTGGCTCACCCGGCCCTACCCGTGCAGCATCTGCGGCAAGAAGTTTACGCAACGAGGCACCATGACGCGCCACATGCGCAGCCACCTGGGCCTCAAGCCCTTTGCCTGCGACTCCTGCGGCATGCGCTTCACGCGGCAGTACCGCCTCACGGAGCACATGCGCATCCACTCCGGAGAGAAGCCCTACGAGTGCCAGGTCTGCGGAGGCAAATTCGCCCAGCAGAGGAACCTCATCAGCCACATGAAGATGCACAGCGCTGGGGGAGGAGGCGTGGGGCTCGATGGCAAGACCAAGACGGAGTTCATGGAAGGCATCTACCCGCTCAGCAAGTACGTTGACCCCCTGgggctgaagcaggagagggccTCGGAAATCCTGGTCCACGCCTCCCAGCACCTGCTCAACGACTCTAAAGCCATGGAGAGTCTCTACCCGCTCAGCAAGTTCGCAGTCTCCCACCTGGGCCTCGGCCACGAAAAGCCCTCGGAGGTCCTGAGCCAGACCTCCCATCTCTCCGGAGGGGAGCTGCGGGCGATCGACAGGTTCACACCGAGTTAA